Part of the Alicyclobacillus vulcanalis genome is shown below.
CAGACGCTCGATACGGCCAACCCGCCGTACCTGCACACGTCGACCGAGCAGTGGAAGAGCATGCCGAAGATGTTCATCAACCCGAACAAGACCTATGACGCCATTGTCCACACCAATTACGGGACGTTCACCATCCAGCTGTTCGCCAAAGACGCGCCCATCACGGTGAACAACTTCGTGTTCCTGGCAGAGCACAACTTCTACCACGATTGCACGTTCTTCCGCATCGTGAAGAACTTCGTGATTCAAACGGGCGATCCTCGCAACGACGGTACCGGCGGCCCGGGCTACACCATCCCAGATGAACTCAGCCATCAGGTGCCATTCACGAAGGGCATTGTCGCGATGGCCAACACGGGCCAGCCGCACACGGGCGGAAGCCAGTTTTTCATCTGCACGGCCAATGACACGCAGGTCTTCCAGCCGCCCAACAATCGCTATACGGAATTCGGCCGCGTGATCTCCGGAATGGACGTGATCGACAAGATTGCCGCCATCCCGGTGACCGAAAACCCCATGACGCAGGAAGACAGCTATCCTCTGAAGACTGCGTACATCGAGTCGATTCAAATTCAAGAATCGTGAAGAAGGTGCCGTTCGATTGCGGGACGCTCGATTTAGGCAGTATTTCTGGATTTTCATCGTGATTTTGGCCGCCGTGCTGCTCAAGATCCGCATCGGCGGCAGCGTGCCATACCCGCCGAGCTACGACAAGTTGCCAGGAGGCGAAATCCGCGTGCACGTGGCGGCGAAGCCCGTCCCGGCCAACTCGGTGGGCGAAGCGTGGAATCTGCAGAAGCACGTGCAAAATGGCCAGGTCATTTACACGGCCAACCTGTACATGAACGGCAATGAGCAACTGATCTTCCCTGGCATCGGGGTCAAGCAAAAAACCCCCGAAGGCGTGCTCTACGCATCGAGCGGAAAAATCCGGTTCAATGGCCAGGACTACGAGGCGGTGGATCTGTTCGTGGATCGGGACGGGCGAGCGGGCTACATCGACTTTGCCAAGGCGAAGACCTCCTGACAGCGCGTCAGGGCGTCTTCGCCTTTTGCATGTCGTCCCGCCACGCTGGACGCGAATGGATGGGCGCCTACGCGCGATTTGCGTTTGGCGTCTCGGTGCGCCTTGCGAGCGCCGCCTTGGCCAAGTTTCGGTAGACCACGTCGTCCATCGGCGGGTTGTGCAGGCCTGCACGCACGTCCCGGTAATACCGCTCGAGCGGGAGATCCCGCGAGAGACTGCGCCCGCCGACGATGCGCATGGCGAGATCGACCACCTGATTGGCGGCGTTCGTCGCGAGCGTCTTCGCGGCGCCATACTGCGGCTGCAGCCTGACGCGCTCCTCTGGAGAGGCCGCGTCGAAGCGGCGGGCGAGATCGTACAAGAGGGTGCGCGCAGCGAGCAGCTTGAGCTCCATCTCGCCGAGCTTCTGCTCGACGTGCGGCACCTGGGCGATGGGGTGCGGCAGCGAGTTGGGCCGGTACGTGGCCGCGTACTCGAGCGCAAAGTCGCGGGCCGCCATCGCGATGCCGAGGTAACAGGCCGGGATGTGCAACAGCCAGCCGGCCCCGTCGGGCCTGCGCTCGGGCTTCACCCCCGGGCGCTGAATCACAATCACGCGGTCTTCCGGAACAAACACGTCCTTCAGCACGATGTCGTGGCTGCCGGTGGCGCGCATGCCGAGCGTGTCCCACGTCTCGACGATCTCGACATCCTCTTGCCGGACGAGAAACTGGCCCACGACATCCTCGTCAGCGAGCGTGGCGGTGACCATGATCCACGTGAGCGCCGGGGACAGCGTGCTGAACGTCTTTCGCCCAGTGATGCGGTAGCCCCCGGGGACTTTGCCGGCGGTCGTCTCCGGTTTGCCCCCGCGGCTCGGACTGCCTGTGGCCGGCTCCGTGGCACAGCTGTTGATGAGCGCACCCTCTTGGACGACGGTCTCACACACCATGCGAAACAACGCATCCGGAAAGGCCCCGCTCTCGCGCAGGTGAAGAAGAATGCCCATGTGCCAGCCGATGGCGAGCGCGGTCGATCCGTCTCCCTGCGCCAGCACTTCCTGATGCATGAGCATCTCCGCAAGCGATAGCCCAAGCCCGCCATACTCCACGGGCACCGTCCAGCGCACATAGCCGGATCGCTTCAGGTCGTCGATGTTCTCAAATGGGAAGTCACCGGCGCGATCGTGCTGTGGCGCGCGCTCGCGAAACGCGTGCGCAAGCTCCCGCGTGATCCTGAGGCGCTCGCGAACGTCCTGTGGCAGCGCCGATTCTCCGTAGATGTCGTACATGTCGCGTCCCCCGCTTTCAATCCGTCAGGCTGCCTGGGCTTGGCGCCGGCCCTTGGCTCAGCACAAAGTATTCGCGATCCCGCATGCGGTGGATGGCCTTCTCCTCGTTGCCCCAGAGAGCCCGATCGAGCTCCGATTGCGTTCTGTGGGCCCGAAACGCCATCACCTTCTGCCGCCGATACGCGCGCACGTCCACCTCGATCATCGCCTTGGCCGGCTGGGGATAGCGCAAAAAGGCGGCGAGATCGTCTCCCCAGGCGACGTACAGCAGGCGCGCGTGTTCGTGATCCTGGCGATAACGCGCGTACGCGAGCGTCGTCAACCGGCCGATGGCGGCGTGATCTGGATGGCCGCCGAGCGGATCGTGAAACGTGATGATGCTCACCGGCCGCTCTTCGGCGAAGAGCGATGCCAGGCGCGTCACCACCTGCTCGGCCGGCGCCATCTCCAGTTCTTTGTCCCGGTAGCCCAAAAGCACCAGGCGGCTCACACCCAGCGCGTCGCAGGCCGCACGCAGCTCCTGCTCGCGCAGCTTGCCGAGCGATTCCCGCGTTGCCCGGAGCGGCACGCCGAGCCGCCGGCCCATCTCTCCGCGCGTGGCACAGACGATGACGACCCGATGTCCCTCGGCCGCGAGGCGCGCAAAGGTGCCCCCTGCGATAAACGTCTCGTCGTCCGGGTGAGCAAATACGCCCATGACGGTGGCCACGTCATGATTCCACCTTTCCCACATCGAGCGGCGTGTCGCTGACGGTGAGCGTCTGCCGCACGCGGTGCTGTCCATCGAGGCCCATCATGACAATGGCCGATCCGTCCTCGACAAACTCCGTGACGTCCTGGATGTAGACGAGGGCAGCCGGATCGCGCAAGCGAAGGTGCACGCGGAACAGCCCTTCGCCAAACAGCCCGACCTCGTCCAGCGTGCCCGAGGCGTTGCGCAGATACGCCTCGGGGTTCACTTCGAGGTGCACGTAGACCCGCTGCCCGCGCCACGCCTCCAACCGGCGGATGGCCTCAAGCGCGCCCATCGTCTTCACGGCTGCCACGCCCCCGGTTCGTCGCCCGTCGCCACCGGATGATCCGGATACGACACCCAGTCGCTCCAGCTGCCCGGGTAGAGCTTTGCGGAGAGACCCGCGAGCTCCATCGCGAAGAGGGTCGAACAGGCCGTCACGCCCGAGCCGCAGTAGACCACAATCGGCTTGCCGCTGCTCGCAAGATCGGCAAAGCGCAGCCGCTGCTCCTCAGGTGTGCGCCACGTGCCATCTTCCCGAAGCCCCTCTTCCCACGGGTGATTCACGGCGCCTGGGATGTGGCCCGCCTTGGGGTCGAGCGGCTCCACATCGCCCCGATACCGCGCGCGGCTGCGGGCGTCCACCAAGACCAGCTTGCCCTGGCGCGCCGCCTCGCGCACGTCGTTCACGTCCACCGTGTCGCCGGCCCGCAGCCGAACCTCGACGTGGCCCGGGCGAGGCTGTGGCAGCTCGGCGGTGACGGGCCGGCCTTCCCTGATCCAGCGCTGCCACCCGCCATTCAACAAGCGCACGCGCTCGAGCCCAATGTGGCGCATCAACCACCACGCGCGCGCCGCCATGCCCTCGCCCGCATCGTACACGATCACGTCCGAATCTTGTCGGACGCCGCTTTCTGCAAGCCGCGCGGCGAACGCCTGCCAGTCGGGAAGCGGATGGCGCCCGCCGTGCTCCCGTTTCGGGGAGGACAGGTCGCGCTCCAAGTGCAGGTAAAACGCGCCCGGGATGTGGCCCTCGCGGTACGCACGTTCGCCCGCCTCCGGATCGGTGAGCTGAAAGCGGCAGTCGAACACGACGACATCCTCGTCCCCAAGGCGTTTGGCGAGATCGTCTGGCTCGATGAGGCCCGGCGCCTTCATGACGTCGCCCCCTGCCGATGAAACACGCGCGCCCCCGCCTGGTCGATGGAGGTCACGATCATCTGGTCAATGTTCACGTGCGCGGGCCGCGTCACGGCGAACACGATGCAGTCCGCGATGTCGTCTGCGGTGAGCGGGCGGACGCCCTGGTACACTTTGGAAGCCTGGGACGAATCGCCGTGGAAGCGCACCAGGCTGAATTCGGTCTCCACCATGCCCGGATCGATGGAGGTCACCCGCACGGGCTTGCCCAACAGCTCGTGCCGCAGGGCTTCCGTGATGGCCCTCACCGCGAACTTGGTGGCGCAATAGACGCTGCCGCCGGCGTACGATTCGTGCCCCGCGATGGAGCCCAGGTTGACGATATGGCCGTCTCCAGACGCCACGAGGTGCGGGATCAACCGCTTGGTCATCCGCATGAGGCCCATCACGTTTGTGTCGAGCATCTCTTGCCAGTCGGCCTCGTCGCCCGTTTCGACGGGATCGCGCCCCAGGGCCTTGCCCGCGTTATTCACGAGGACGTGCACGCGGCCGAAGTGGCCGACGACGCCTTGGACGAACGCGTCGATGCTCTCGGCGCTCGTCACGTCGAGCGCCCAGGCGTGCGCTTTTCTCCCGGTCTCCCGCGCGATCTCGTCCGTGAGCTCCGCGAGCCGCTCCTTCCGGCGTGCACCGACGGCCACGTCGAACCCCGCGCGCGCGAGCGCGATGGCCGTTTGTCTGCCGATGCCGCTCGACGCGCCCGTCACCACCGCAACTTTTCCGCGTCCATCAATTGCCATTTCAACACACTCCCCTTTCAAGTAGGCGCACGTCGTGCCCAACACCCGCCCCCTGCCATACGCTGCATCGTAGAGTCCCGGCGAAGGAGGATGCTCGCCATGCCATGCAAAGAGGTCTTCACGGGTCACGTCGCCATCCAGGGCGAAGACTTCCGCCGCATCCAAGAAGCCGCCGATCGCGGCCAGAACCTGTGGCGCCTGAGCCCCGTCCGCACCGCGCAGGAGGTCGGCACGCGCCACTTGGGCTTTCGGATGAACGACATCTACACGCTGGTCGAGCAATACCGCGACGCCGACAGCGGCCTCATGTACGCCGTGGTGCGCGTCAAACACCGCGACTGCGTATTTTTGGTCCGCCTGTATCAGCCGGTGAAACAGGGGGCCGGCGGCATCTGGGTGGTTCAATCGGTCGTCGAAATCACTTGACGTCTGTTCAGCGCATCTTGTCCCACATGGACGGGGGCAGTTTGCCGACCGTCGCCATGAGGAGATCGTAGAGGCAGGCGTCGAGCGCCTCCTCGGGCGACAAGTTCTCCATCTCGGCGAGTTGGCGCAGGCTCAGCCGCTCCTTGCGCAGCGTCCGCATCGCCTTCTGCCACTGCTGCACGTGCGGGCCATGATAATCGATGAGGAAGTTCCACTTCTCCTCGTCGATGGCCAGACACGCCTTCAGCATGTCGGACACCACCTCGACCGTCGCACCCTGCGCGCCGCGCTCAAATAGCCGCTGGCGAAACACGTGCTTGATGAGCGCCTCCTCGGAAAACTCCAGCAAAAACGGCGGCATGATGTATCCCACCGGCAGCTTGGCTCGCGCCGCCTGCATCTGCTCCGTGCGCTCCTGTTTCGCCAGTCGAATGACCTCGCGGATGCGCTCCAATTCTTCGTCGTACTCGCTCGGGTTGCGCGCCTCCACCGGCAGCTCGAATCCCCAGGGCACGTTGGCTCGCTGTCCACCCGCGATGCGGGTGGGCCGTCCGACGGTGTATGTAATGAGGTGATCGTAGACGGGCTTGGCGACCCCCAGATACAGAAACAGCACCGTTTCGCCGCGGATGGGCTCGTACGAATGCCCCGCCGCCACCATGCTGCGCAAAAACCTGTCCCGATTCGCCATGTCGTTGTACTTGCCGAGATACAGGCTCGCCTTGAACGCACTCGCGAGTCGGTCTTGATCGGTGGCACGCAGCGCCACCACGCGCCCCGCCTGCGCCACGCGCCATCCTTGCTCTTCGAAACAGATGCGAATAAACTTTTCAATGTTGTCCAGATGCTCGTGGACGGGGACGAGATCGGTGAGAAACCGAAGCCGAGGATGTTCCAGGATGGCGGATCGATCGAGTTCGAACACCGCGCATCACCCGCCTTTCCCTGTGAAGATGAAACGAATATCCTTGATGATTGTATCAAAGATCGCCGAAGAGCGCGGAGCAAGGAGGGGATGCATATGGCGGCGCGCGTGGTCGTTGGCATGTCGGGCGGCGTCGACTCGTCCGTGACGGCCCTCCTGCTCAAGCGAGCGGGCTACGACGTGATCGGCGTGTTCATGAAAAACTGGGACGAGACGGATGAAAACGGCGCGTGCACGGCTGAGCAGGACTTTGAGGACGTGCGCCGAGTCTGTGAGCAGATAGGCATTCCCTACTACGGCGTGAATTTCGAGCGCGAGTACGAGGAACGCGTGTTTGCGCATTTCCTCGAGGAGTTCAAGCGCGGGCGCACGCCCAACCCGGACGTGTTGTGCAACCGGGAGATCAAGTTCAAGGAACTGCTGGCGTGCGCGATGGACCTGGGCGCCGATTACCTCGCCACCGGCCACTATGCGCAAGTTGAGCGCCTTGAGGACGGCGCAGTGAGGCTTTTGCGCGGGCGGGATCGGAACAAGGATCAGACGTATTTCCTGCACATGCTCACGCAGGCCCCACTGAAGCGGGCCATGTTTCCCATCGGACACATGACGAAGCCCGAGGTGCGGCAAATTGCGCGCGATCACGGCCTGCACGTGGCACAGAAAAAGGATTCGACCGGCATCTGCTTCATCGGCGAGCGCAACTTCCGCGCCTTTCTGCAGCAGTACCTGCCCGCGCAGCCGGGGGTCATCGAGGACGTGGACGGCCACGTGCTCGGCGAACACGACGGGCTCATGTACTACACCATCGGCCAGCGCAAGGGCCTGCGGCTCGGCGGCCTGCCCGGGCGCGATCCGGCACCTTGGTTCGTGGTGGACAAGGACCTCGCCCGCAACGTGCTCATCGTGGCGCAGGGCCACGATCATCCGCGCCTCTACAGCCGGGCGCTCGTGGCGGACACGGTCAGTTTCATCGCCGAGCATCCCCCAGCCCGTCGTTTTCGGTGCACGGCCAAGTTCCGCTACCGCCAGGACGACCAGCCGGTGGAAGTTCAAATGACGAGCGACGACACGTGCCGGGTGGTGTTCGACGAACCCCAGCGGGCCATCACGCCCGGTCAGTCGGTCGTCTTTTACGACGGCGACGTCTGCCTCGGCGGCGGCATCATCGCCCAGCGCGAACCGGCCTACGACTGAGGGGGTGCCCGATTGGAGACCAAGGATCTTGAGTTGTTTCTCGCCGTGGCGCGCAACCGTTCGATTTCGCGCACCGCGGATCAACTCTACATGTCCCAGTCCACGGTGACGAACCGGCTGCAGCGGCTGGAGCGCGATCTCGGCTGCCAGCTGTTTACCCGCACGCCGGGCGGCGTCCAGCTCACCGAGGAAGGCAAGCGGATTTACCCTCTCGCCGAGCGCATGGTGGACCTCGAGCGGCGCATGCTCGAACCCGCCAAGCGGGCGGTGCGGACGCTGCGCGTCATGAGCGGGCGCGCCTTCGTGTCGACCGACGTGCCGAAGTGCCTTCACCAGATTCTGCAGGTCGCAGAGGTTCGCCTGCAGGTTCGCATGGGCATGTACGAGGACATGGTCGAAGCGCTCGTCGGCAACCAGGTGGATTTCTGTTTTCTGGGAGAGCCCATTCATCACCCACGCGTCCGGCTGATCGAGTATCCGCCAGATGCCATCGATCTCGTCGTGCCGCGGGGACACCGGTTCGTGCACGATCTTCCATCCATCGGCGCACTCGCTGAGGAACCGTTCATCGCGTTTGCCGACACGAGCGCCCCATTTCGCCGGCGGATCGCCATGTTGCTGGCGAAGTACAACGTGTACCCCGACGTGCGCATGGAACTCGACTCCATCGATGGGATCAAGGCCATGGTGGCGCAGGGGCTTGGCATCTCGCTGTTGCCGCGGCGAACGCTGCACGACGCCGAGGCCAAGGGCGTGGTGGCCATTCCGCTGTCGGACCCCCAGTTTTGCCGGCCGACGTACCTGGCCTACCCGGACGCCATCGAGCACGAGGAGCTGACGAAGGCGTTTATCGCCATCGTGACGCAGCACTACGCGGGAAAGTGACGCATGGTTGGCAGCGTGCTCGAAAAAGGGCCGCCCGCTCCTTCGGGAGCGGGCGGCCTTTTTGTGCTGGGTCGTGCCCGTCAGCGGTTGAGAAGCTCCTTGGCCAGTGCGTAGACGTGATCGACTGTAAAACCGTACTCGCGCACGACGATGTCGCCTGGCGCGGAAGCGCCAAAGCGGTCGATGCCGAGCACCTTGCCGTCCAGGCCCACGAACTCATACCAGCTCATCGGATGGGCCATTTCAACGGCGAGGCGCCTGCGGAGCGAGCTCGGCAGCACGGATTCGCGGTATGCCGCGTCCTGCTCCTGAAACACGTCGATGGACGGGAACGAGATGACGCGCACCTTCACGCCTTCCTGCGCGAGCCGCTTGCCCGCCTCGAGCACGAGCTGCACCTCGGAACCGGACGCCAGGAGGGCGAGATCGGAGCCGTCCTCGTGCTGGAAGATGATGTAGCCGCCGCGATCGAATTCGCCCTTGTGCGCGTTCACCTCGGCGAGCGCGGGCACCTTCTGACGCGTAAGCGCAAGCGCGACCGGCTTGTCACGGTGCGTCAGGGCAAATTTCACGGCGAGCGCCGTCTCCGTGCCGTCCGCCGGCCGGAACACGCGCAACCCGGGAATGGCGCGAAGCGACGGAAGTTGCTCGATGGGCTCGTGCGTCGGGCCGTCTTCGCCGACCGCGATGGAATCGTGCGTCAGGACAAAGAGCGATGGCTGCTGCATGAGCGCCGCGAGGCGCACCGCCGGGCGCAGGTAATCGACAAACACGAGGAACGTCCCGGCGTACGGGAACACCCCGCCGTGCAGGCAGATGCCGTTCATCATCGCGCCCATGGCGTGCTCGCGCACACCGTAGAACACGTTCTTGCCCGCGTAGTCGGGCGCCTTGAAGTGGTCCTCGTCCTTGATCATCGTGTTA
Proteins encoded:
- a CDS encoding LysR family transcriptional regulator, with product METKDLELFLAVARNRSISRTADQLYMSQSTVTNRLQRLERDLGCQLFTRTPGGVQLTEEGKRIYPLAERMVDLERRMLEPAKRAVRTLRVMSGRAFVSTDVPKCLHQILQVAEVRLQVRMGMYEDMVEALVGNQVDFCFLGEPIHHPRVRLIEYPPDAIDLVVPRGHRFVHDLPSIGALAEEPFIAFADTSAPFRRRIAMLLAKYNVYPDVRMELDSIDGIKAMVAQGLGISLLPRRTLHDAEAKGVVAIPLSDPQFCRPTYLAYPDAIEHEELTKAFIAIVTQHYAGK
- a CDS encoding SDR family NAD(P)-dependent oxidoreductase, whose product is MAIDGRGKVAVVTGASSGIGRQTAIALARAGFDVAVGARRKERLAELTDEIARETGRKAHAWALDVTSAESIDAFVQGVVGHFGRVHVLVNNAGKALGRDPVETGDEADWQEMLDTNVMGLMRMTKRLIPHLVASGDGHIVNLGSIAGHESYAGGSVYCATKFAVRAITEALRHELLGKPVRVTSIDPGMVETEFSLVRFHGDSSQASKVYQGVRPLTADDIADCIVFAVTRPAHVNIDQMIVTSIDQAGARVFHRQGATS
- a CDS encoding PIG-L family deacetylase, with amino-acid sequence MATVMGVFAHPDDETFIAGGTFARLAAEGHRVVIVCATRGEMGRRLGVPLRATRESLGKLREQELRAACDALGVSRLVLLGYRDKELEMAPAEQVVTRLASLFAEERPVSIITFHDPLGGHPDHAAIGRLTTLAYARYRQDHEHARLLYVAWGDDLAAFLRYPQPAKAMIEVDVRAYRRQKVMAFRAHRTQSELDRALWGNEEKAIHRMRDREYFVLSQGPAPSPGSLTD
- the mnmA gene encoding tRNA 2-thiouridine(34) synthase MnmA, yielding MAARVVVGMSGGVDSSVTALLLKRAGYDVIGVFMKNWDETDENGACTAEQDFEDVRRVCEQIGIPYYGVNFEREYEERVFAHFLEEFKRGRTPNPDVLCNREIKFKELLACAMDLGADYLATGHYAQVERLEDGAVRLLRGRDRNKDQTYFLHMLTQAPLKRAMFPIGHMTKPEVRQIARDHGLHVAQKKDSTGICFIGERNFRAFLQQYLPAQPGVIEDVDGHVLGEHDGLMYYTIGQRKGLRLGGLPGRDPAPWFVVDKDLARNVLIVAQGHDHPRLYSRALVADTVSFIAEHPPARRFRCTAKFRYRQDDQPVEVQMTSDDTCRVVFDEPQRAITPGQSVVFYDGDVCLGGGIIAQREPAYD
- a CDS encoding acyl-CoA dehydrogenase family protein; its protein translation is MYDIYGESALPQDVRERLRITRELAHAFRERAPQHDRAGDFPFENIDDLKRSGYVRWTVPVEYGGLGLSLAEMLMHQEVLAQGDGSTALAIGWHMGILLHLRESGAFPDALFRMVCETVVQEGALINSCATEPATGSPSRGGKPETTAGKVPGGYRITGRKTFSTLSPALTWIMVTATLADEDVVGQFLVRQEDVEIVETWDTLGMRATGSHDIVLKDVFVPEDRVIVIQRPGVKPERRPDGAGWLLHIPACYLGIAMAARDFALEYAATYRPNSLPHPIAQVPHVEQKLGEMELKLLAARTLLYDLARRFDAASPEERVRLQPQYGAAKTLATNAANQVVDLAMRIVGGRSLSRDLPLERYYRDVRAGLHNPPMDDVVYRNLAKAALARRTETPNANRA
- a CDS encoding peptidylprolyl isomerase, producing the protein MKRRTLLAGITLAALVAVAGCGTPAGNTASPDNTANLSNTNAPDTLSNETGQTLDTANPPYLHTSTEQWKSMPKMFINPNKTYDAIVHTNYGTFTIQLFAKDAPITVNNFVFLAEHNFYHDCTFFRIVKNFVIQTGDPRNDGTGGPGYTIPDELSHQVPFTKGIVAMANTGQPHTGGSQFFICTANDTQVFQPPNNRYTEFGRVISGMDVIDKIAAIPVTENPMTQEDSYPLKTAYIESIQIQES
- a CDS encoding sulfurtransferase, producing MKAPGLIEPDDLAKRLGDEDVVVFDCRFQLTDPEAGERAYREGHIPGAFYLHLERDLSSPKREHGGRHPLPDWQAFAARLAESGVRQDSDVIVYDAGEGMAARAWWLMRHIGLERVRLLNGGWQRWIREGRPVTAELPQPRPGHVEVRLRAGDTVDVNDVREAARQGKLVLVDARSRARYRGDVEPLDPKAGHIPGAVNHPWEEGLREDGTWRTPEEQRLRFADLASSGKPIVVYCGSGVTACSTLFAMELAGLSAKLYPGSWSDWVSYPDHPVATGDEPGAWQP
- a CDS encoding DUF1806 family protein; this translates as MGALEAIRRLEAWRGQRVYVHLEVNPEAYLRNASGTLDEVGLFGEGLFRVHLRLRDPAALVYIQDVTEFVEDGSAIVMMGLDGQHRVRQTLTVSDTPLDVGKVES